Proteins encoded by one window of Labrus bergylta chromosome 2, fLabBer1.1, whole genome shotgun sequence:
- the si:ch211-110p13.9 gene encoding uncharacterized protein si:ch211-110p13.9, translated as MSSSSTIHLTLPQWDGGSRKVRFIYLANPWANLTSFSLTECPNQSAAVPLYLGADLFSNTDIRTENHPRHHAKFAKKGLATKIHFSSAFRFHGLKVPTVNNSLWFYSIQGLFRVAFEMYSKQEQLAVLENFQDVWKMQINASPLKTSYSLSVQLDLTPSSNVHDAQSKEEMSLPRVGQESVDAYDSDTGDPSASADHDYCSQSKQTLHTEPRSRDVSTVRRKLQDLHDKLSESPADYLETILLLLETVNQCMSGNLEEKDVKEAVLALLKAKDWGGVYSSPLLCCVGRWLGQQFHAANSSISHKVEGFKVHHIERISDLPPAEELTTELFPEAMRTLLLHWMGLSDESTLEKRRSEYPILLLILEFANHNLITGVAHVLYSSLICK; from the exons ATGTCCAGCAGCTCCACCATCCACCTGACCTTACCGCAGTGGGACGGGGGCTCGCGGAAAGTTCGCTTCATTTACCTGGCGAACCCATGGGCGAACCTCACGTCGTTCAGCCTGACAGAGTGTCCCAACCAG AGTGCTGCCGTCCCTCTCTATTTAGGAGCTGATCTCTTCTCCAACACCGACATCCGCACCGAGAACCATCCGAGACACCATGCCAAGTTTGCCAAGAAAGGCTTGGCAACAAAGATTCACTTCTCCTCAG CTTTCAGGTTCCACGGGTTGAAGGTGCCGACTGTAAATAACAGCCTCTGGTTCTACAGTATTCAAGGGCTTTTTCGAGTCGCCTTTGAGATGTACAGTAAGCAAGAGCAGCTCGCTGTGCTCGAGAACTTCCAG GATGTTTGGAAAATGCAGATCAATGCCAGCCCGCTGAAAACGAGTTACAGCCTCAGTGTGCAGCTGGATTTAACACCGTCCAGCAACGTGCATGATGCACAATCAAAGGAGGAAATGTCACTACCTCGTGTTGGCCAGGAGTCGGTGGACGCGTACGATAGCGACACAGGTGACCCATCAGCGTCGGCCGATCACGATTATTGTTCTCAGTCAAAGCAAACTTTGCACACTGAGCCACGCAGTCGAGACGTTTCCACAGTGAGACGAAAGCTGCAGGACCTGCATGACAAACTCTCTGAAAGCCCCGCAGACTATCTTGAAACCATCCTGCTGCTTTTAGAGACCGTTAATCAATGCATGAGCGGGAATCTGGAAGAAAAAGATGTGAAAGAGGCTGTGCTAGCCCTGCTGAAGGCCAAAGACTGGGGGGGTGTTTACTCCAGCCCGTTGTTATGTTGTGTTGGACGCTGGCTTGGGCAGCAGTTTCACGCAGCCAACAGCAGCATCAGTCACAAAGTGGAGGGCTTTAAAGTTCACCACATCGAAAGGATCAGCGACTTGCCCCCCGCAGAGGAGCTGACCACGGAGCTGTTCCCTGAAGCCATGCGAACACTGCTGCTTCACTGGATGGGTTTGAGTGACGAGTCCACCCTGGAGAAGAGACGCAGCGAGTACCCGATCCTGCTTCTCATCCTCGAGTTCGCCAACCACAACCTCATCACTGGTGTGGCTCACGTGCTGTACTCAAGTCTGATATGTAAATAG
- the rsrc2 gene encoding arginine/serine-rich coiled-coil protein 2 isoform X1: MSASDNDSDDLTRTDSPVHHRKKHSMEASRSPRSSKHHHSRSRSRSRDRKRDRKNRRSRSRSKEARKRDSEKPAKSHRKTDEQEEPERLSAEKGEERSRRKDRKPSKGRSVSRSHSRERRHHSKSKDKRRSRSRSRDKKKKARSRSGSRTKHRHHSRSRSKSRERKKRSEKVRKKSRSTPVNPPAFRGRNTAMDAQEALARRLERAKKLQEQKEKEMFEKQQQQQEIAAVTAPIAVAAAAAAAAASNPGLNVAALLASGTQVTPQIAMAAQMAALQAKTLAETGIAVPSYYNPSSVNPMKFAEQEKKRKMLWQGKKEGVRDKSQTAELWEKLNFGNKDQNNKFRKLMGIKDDEAEAPKPLNDEGMQTLQKQEEMFRNLDVQYEMARSQTHTQRGMGLGFTSSFSRGMDSI; the protein is encoded by the exons ATGTCG GCCAGTGACAATGACTCGGACGATTTGACCAGAACAGACTCCCCAGttcatcacagaaaaaaacacagcatggaGGCTTCTCGATCTCCAAGAAGCTCTAAACACCACCATTCACGGTCGAGGTCACGCTCCCGGGACAGAAAAC GTGACAGAAAAAACAGACGGAGTCGCAGCAGGAGCAAGgag GCACGAAAGAGGGACTCTGAGAAGCCAGCCAaatcacacagaaaaacagacgaGCAGGAAGAGCCAGAGAGACTCTCCGCTGAGAAAGGCGAGGAGCGGTCCAGGCGCAAAGACAGAAAGCCCTCCAAAGGCCGAAGCGTGTCCAGGTCACACTCCAGAGAGAG GCGGCATCACAGCAAAAGTAAAGACAAGCGGCGATCGAGATCACGCAGCCgggacaagaagaagaaggcccGGTCTCGCTCAGGTTCAAGGACCAAACATCGTCATCACAGCAGAAGTCGCAGTAAGAGCAG AGAGCGAAAGAAGAGGAGCGAGAAAGTGCGCAAAAAGAGTCGCAGTACACCCGTTAATCCGCCTGCGTTCCGGGGCCGAAACACAGCAATGGATGCACAAGAGGCTCTGGCCAGGAG ACTGGAGCGAGCCAAGAAACTGCAGGagcagaaggagaaagaaatgtttgagaagcaacagcagcagcaggagataGCTGCAG tgACTGCACCCATTGcagtagctgctgctgctgcagccgcaGCTGCCTCGAACCCGGGCCTCAACGTTGCAGCCCTGCTGGCTTCTGGGACGCAGGTGACGCCTCAGATTGCCATGGCAGCGCAGATGGCTGCCCTTCAAGCGAAAACACTGGCAGAGACTGGCATCGCTGTGCCCAGCTACTACAACCCATCGTCCGTAAATCCCATGAAGTTTGCAGagcaggagaaaaagaggaagatgcTATGGcaaggaaagaaagaaggggTCAGA GACAAGTCCCAGACAGCTGAGCTATGGGAGAAGCTGAACTTTGGGAACAAGGACCAAAATAATAAATTTCGCAAACTAATGGGTATTAAA GATGATGAAGCCGAAGCTCCCAAACCACTAAATGACGAGGGCATGCAGACTCTTCAGAAGCAGGAAGAGATGTTTAGGAACCTCGACGTTCAGTACGAGATGGCTCGCTCGCAGACGCACACCCAGAGGGGAATGGGCCTCGgcttcacctcctccttctcccgCGGGATGGATTCTATTTAG
- the rsrc2 gene encoding arginine/serine-rich coiled-coil protein 2 isoform X2 — protein sequence MSASDNDSDDLTRTDSPVHHRKKHSMEASRSPRSSKHHHSRSRSRSRDRKRDRKNRRSRSRSKEARKRDSEKPAKSHRKTDEQEEPERLSAEKGEERSRRKDRKPSKGRSVSRSHSRERRHHSKSKDKRRSRSRSRDKKKKARSRSGSRTKHRHHSRSRSKSRERKKRSEKVRKKSRSTPVNPPAFRGRNTAMDAQEALARRLERAKKLQEQKEKEMFEKQQQQQEIAAVTAPIAVAAAAAAAAASNPGLNVAALLASGTQVTPQIAMAAQMAALQAKTLAETGIAVPSYYNPSSVNPMKFAEQEKKRKMLWQGKKEGDKSQTAELWEKLNFGNKDQNNKFRKLMGIKDDEAEAPKPLNDEGMQTLQKQEEMFRNLDVQYEMARSQTHTQRGMGLGFTSSFSRGMDSI from the exons ATGTCG GCCAGTGACAATGACTCGGACGATTTGACCAGAACAGACTCCCCAGttcatcacagaaaaaaacacagcatggaGGCTTCTCGATCTCCAAGAAGCTCTAAACACCACCATTCACGGTCGAGGTCACGCTCCCGGGACAGAAAAC GTGACAGAAAAAACAGACGGAGTCGCAGCAGGAGCAAGgag GCACGAAAGAGGGACTCTGAGAAGCCAGCCAaatcacacagaaaaacagacgaGCAGGAAGAGCCAGAGAGACTCTCCGCTGAGAAAGGCGAGGAGCGGTCCAGGCGCAAAGACAGAAAGCCCTCCAAAGGCCGAAGCGTGTCCAGGTCACACTCCAGAGAGAG GCGGCATCACAGCAAAAGTAAAGACAAGCGGCGATCGAGATCACGCAGCCgggacaagaagaagaaggcccGGTCTCGCTCAGGTTCAAGGACCAAACATCGTCATCACAGCAGAAGTCGCAGTAAGAGCAG AGAGCGAAAGAAGAGGAGCGAGAAAGTGCGCAAAAAGAGTCGCAGTACACCCGTTAATCCGCCTGCGTTCCGGGGCCGAAACACAGCAATGGATGCACAAGAGGCTCTGGCCAGGAG ACTGGAGCGAGCCAAGAAACTGCAGGagcagaaggagaaagaaatgtttgagaagcaacagcagcagcaggagataGCTGCAG tgACTGCACCCATTGcagtagctgctgctgctgcagccgcaGCTGCCTCGAACCCGGGCCTCAACGTTGCAGCCCTGCTGGCTTCTGGGACGCAGGTGACGCCTCAGATTGCCATGGCAGCGCAGATGGCTGCCCTTCAAGCGAAAACACTGGCAGAGACTGGCATCGCTGTGCCCAGCTACTACAACCCATCGTCCGTAAATCCCATGAAGTTTGCAGagcaggagaaaaagaggaagatgcTATGGcaaggaaagaaagaaggg GACAAGTCCCAGACAGCTGAGCTATGGGAGAAGCTGAACTTTGGGAACAAGGACCAAAATAATAAATTTCGCAAACTAATGGGTATTAAA GATGATGAAGCCGAAGCTCCCAAACCACTAAATGACGAGGGCATGCAGACTCTTCAGAAGCAGGAAGAGATGTTTAGGAACCTCGACGTTCAGTACGAGATGGCTCGCTCGCAGACGCACACCCAGAGGGGAATGGGCCTCGgcttcacctcctccttctcccgCGGGATGGATTCTATTTAG